The proteins below are encoded in one region of Manis javanica isolate MJ-LG chromosome 8, MJ_LKY, whole genome shotgun sequence:
- the LOC108392612 gene encoding LOW QUALITY PROTEIN: chymase (The sequence of the model RefSeq protein was modified relative to this genomic sequence to represent the inferred CDS: substituted 1 base at 1 genomic stop codon), with product MHHLPLPLLFFFLCFGAEAGEIIGGTECKPHSRPYMAYLTIVTPQNDLAYCYGFLIRRDFVLTAAHCAGRSVMVMLGVHDIKEKEGTWQKLEVVEQVPHPKYDAFIIQHDIMLLKLKEKANLTLAVGTLPLAPQFDFIQPGRVCRAAGWGRTEVNGSGSTILQEVKLTLMDPQACRHYRAFDHDLXLCVGNPRKTNSVFKGDSGGPLLCAGVAQGIVSYTRRDAKPPDVFTRISHYRPWINKVLKEN from the exons ATGCATcatcttcccctccccctgctcttctttttcctatgCTTTGGAGCTGAAGCTG GAGAGATCATCGGAGGCACAGAATGCAAGCCACACTCCCGCCCTTACATGGCCTACCTGACAATTGTCACTCCCCAGAATGACCTGGCATATTGCTATGGTTTCCTGATAAGAAGGGACTTTGTGCTGACAGCTGCTCACTGTGCTGGAAG GTCTGTAATGGTCATGCTTGGGGTCCATgacataaaagagaaagaaggcacATGGCAGAAGCTTGAGGTTGTGGAACAAGTCCCACATCCAAAATATGATGCCTTTATTATTCAGCATGACATCATGTTACTCAAG TTGAAGGAGAAAGCCAATCTGACCCTGGCCGTGGGGACGCTCCCCCTTGCACCTCAGTTCGACTTCATCCAGCCTGGAAGAGTGTGCCGGGCAGCTGGCTGGGGAAGAACAGAGGTGAACGGGTCAGGCTCCACCATCCTGCAAGAGGTGAAACTGACTCTCATGGATCCCCAGGCCTGCAGACACTACAGGGCTTTTGACCACGACCTCTAGCTGTGTGTTGGCAATCCCAGGAAGACAAACTCTGTGTTTAAG GGAGATTCAGGGGGCCCTCTTCTGTGTGCTGGAGTAGCTCAGGGCATTGTCTCCTATACCCGGAGGGATGCAAAGCCCCCTGATGTCTTCACCCGGATCTCCCATTACCGGCCCTGGATCAATAAAGTCCTGAAGGAGAATTAA